A single Magnetospirillum sp. WYHS-4 DNA region contains:
- a CDS encoding 3-deoxy-7-phosphoheptulonate synthase class II, which translates to MDPAKLEAAEATLRRYPPLVFAGEARGLKAHLADVAAGKAFLLQGGDCAESFAEFHPNNIRDTFRVLLQMSVVLTFGAACPVVKVGRMAGQFAKPRSADMETVNGVSLPSYRGDMINGPEFTPEVRIPDPARLIQAYNQSAATLNLLRAFAQGGYADLHKVHQWTLDFLRDTPVAGRFGEMATRLDETLAFMAACGLTSQTTPQIRETDFYTSHEALHLPYEQAMTRVDSTSGDWYDTSAHMLWIGDRTRQVDGAHVEFLRGVHNPLGLKVGPSIKTADLLRLIDVLNPENEPGRLTLIVRMGAEKVADLLPPVIQTVQREGRAVVWACDPMHANTIQTASGYKTRPVGRILEEVKGFFSVHRALGTHAGGVHFEMTGRDVTECLGGSQAVSEDDLKERYDTHCDPRLNASQSLELAFLLAEMLKAERAKKG; encoded by the coding sequence TTGGACCCCGCCAAGCTGGAGGCGGCGGAAGCCACCTTGCGCCGCTACCCGCCCCTGGTCTTCGCCGGAGAGGCGCGCGGCCTGAAGGCCCATCTGGCCGATGTGGCGGCAGGCAAGGCTTTCCTGCTGCAAGGCGGCGACTGCGCCGAGAGCTTCGCCGAATTCCATCCCAACAACATCCGCGACACCTTCCGGGTGTTGCTGCAGATGTCCGTCGTCCTCACCTTCGGGGCCGCCTGCCCGGTGGTCAAGGTGGGCCGCATGGCCGGCCAGTTCGCCAAGCCGCGTTCCGCCGACATGGAAACGGTGAACGGCGTCAGCCTGCCCAGCTATCGGGGCGACATGATCAACGGCCCCGAGTTCACCCCCGAGGTCCGCATTCCCGACCCGGCCCGCCTGATCCAGGCCTACAACCAGTCGGCGGCCACGCTCAACCTGCTGCGCGCCTTCGCCCAGGGCGGCTACGCCGACCTGCATAAAGTTCATCAGTGGACCCTGGATTTCCTGCGCGACACACCGGTGGCCGGGCGCTTCGGCGAGATGGCGACGCGTCTGGACGAAACCCTCGCCTTCATGGCCGCCTGCGGGCTGACATCGCAGACCACGCCGCAGATCCGCGAGACCGACTTCTACACCTCGCATGAGGCCCTGCACCTGCCCTACGAACAAGCCATGACCCGCGTCGATTCCACTTCGGGAGACTGGTACGACACCTCGGCCCACATGCTGTGGATCGGCGACCGTACCCGTCAAGTGGACGGCGCCCACGTGGAATTCCTGCGCGGCGTGCACAATCCCCTGGGCCTCAAGGTCGGCCCTTCCATCAAGACCGCGGATTTGCTGCGGCTGATCGACGTGCTCAACCCGGAAAACGAGCCGGGGCGCCTGACCCTGATCGTGCGCATGGGAGCGGAAAAGGTCGCCGACCTGCTGCCGCCGGTAATCCAGACGGTGCAGCGGGAAGGGCGGGCCGTGGTTTGGGCCTGCGATCCCATGCACGCCAACACCATTCAGACCGCCAGCGGCTACAAGACCCGTCCGGTGGGGCGCATCCTGGAGGAGGTGAAGGGCTTCTTCTCCGTTCACCGGGCCCTCGGCACCCACGCCGGCGGCGTCCATTTCGAGATGACCGGGCGCGACGTCACCGAATGCCTGGGCGGCAGCCAGGCGGTGAGCGAGGACGACCTGAAGGAGCGCTACGACACCCACTGCGATCCCCGGCTCAACGCCTCCCAGTCCCTCGAACTGGCCTTCCTGCTGGCGGAGATGCTGAAGGCCGAACGCGCCAAGAAGGGTTAG
- the guaA gene encoding glutamine-hydrolyzing GMP synthase: MSERILIVDFGSQVTQLIARRVRESGVYSEIHPFNKVTVDSIRAFGPKAVILSGGPASVTHKDTPRAPDGLWEMGLPVLGICYGQQTMVEQLGGKVEASDHREFGRAYVEIQEDCELFHGVWMAGGREQVWMSHGDRVTALPRGFRAVGVSEGAPFAAIADDDRRFYGVQFHPEVVHTPHGAQLIRNFTHRVAGCKGDWTMAAFREQEIAKVRAQVGEKRVICGLSGGVDSSVVAALLHEAIGDQLVCVFVDTGFMRMGEAEEVVGLFRDHYNIHLVHRDASDLFIGKLEGMVDPEKKRKTIGATFIDVFEEEARKVGGAEFLAQGTLYPDVIESVSFTGGPSVTIKSHHNVGGLPERMNMALVEPLRELFKDEVRALGRELGLPERFIGRHPFPGPGLAIRLPGGVSREKLEILRKADAIYLEEIRNAGLYDAIWQAFAVLLPVQTVGVMGDARTYDHVCALRAVTSTDGMTADFYRFDMEFLSRTANRIINEVRGINRVVFDVTSKPPGTIEWE, translated from the coding sequence ATGTCCGAGCGCATCCTGATCGTCGATTTCGGTTCGCAGGTCACCCAGTTGATCGCCCGCCGCGTCCGCGAAAGCGGCGTCTACAGCGAGATCCATCCCTTCAACAAGGTGACCGTGGACAGCATCCGGGCTTTCGGGCCCAAGGCGGTGATCCTGTCGGGCGGTCCGGCATCGGTGACCCACAAGGACACGCCGCGCGCCCCCGACGGCCTGTGGGAGATGGGCCTGCCGGTGCTGGGCATCTGCTACGGCCAGCAGACCATGGTGGAACAACTGGGCGGCAAGGTGGAAGCCTCCGACCATCGCGAGTTCGGCCGCGCCTACGTCGAGATTCAGGAAGACTGCGAGCTGTTCCACGGCGTCTGGATGGCCGGCGGACGCGAACAGGTCTGGATGAGCCACGGTGATCGCGTCACGGCGCTGCCCCGGGGCTTTCGGGCCGTGGGCGTGTCGGAAGGGGCGCCGTTCGCCGCCATCGCCGACGACGACCGGCGCTTCTACGGCGTTCAGTTCCATCCCGAGGTGGTCCATACCCCCCATGGCGCCCAGTTGATCCGCAACTTCACCCACCGGGTGGCGGGCTGCAAGGGGGACTGGACCATGGCCGCCTTCCGCGAGCAGGAAATCGCCAAGGTCCGCGCCCAGGTCGGCGAGAAGCGGGTGATCTGCGGCCTGTCGGGGGGCGTCGATTCCTCGGTGGTGGCGGCGCTGCTGCACGAGGCCATCGGCGACCAACTCGTCTGCGTCTTCGTCGATACCGGTTTCATGCGTATGGGCGAGGCCGAAGAGGTGGTCGGGCTGTTCCGCGACCACTACAACATCCACTTGGTGCACCGCGACGCTTCCGACCTGTTCATCGGCAAGCTGGAAGGCATGGTCGACCCCGAGAAGAAGCGCAAGACCATCGGCGCCACCTTCATCGACGTCTTCGAGGAGGAAGCCAGGAAGGTAGGCGGAGCCGAGTTCCTGGCCCAGGGCACCCTGTATCCCGACGTCATCGAGTCGGTGTCCTTCACCGGCGGGCCCAGCGTGACCATCAAGTCCCACCACAACGTGGGCGGCCTGCCGGAGCGCATGAACATGGCCCTGGTCGAGCCGTTGCGCGAACTGTTCAAGGATGAGGTGCGGGCCCTGGGGCGGGAACTGGGACTGCCGGAACGATTCATCGGCCGCCACCCGTTCCCCGGCCCCGGCCTGGCCATCCGCCTACCGGGCGGGGTGAGCCGGGAAAAGCTGGAGATCCTCAGGAAGGCCGATGCCATCTACCTGGAGGAAATCCGCAACGCCGGCCTCTACGACGCCATCTGGCAGGCCTTCGCGGTGCTGTTGCCGGTGCAGACGGTGGGCGTGATGGGCGACGCGCGGACCTACGACCACGTCTGCGCGTTACGCGCCGTGACGTCCACGGACGGAATGACGGCCGACTTCTACCGCTTCGACATGGAGTTCCTGAGCCGCACGGCCAACCGCATCATCAACGAGGTGCGCGGCATCAACCGGGTCGTCTTCGACGTCACCTCGAAGCCGCCGGGCACCATCGAATGGGAGTGA
- a CDS encoding helix-turn-helix domain-containing protein, translating into MLAVTSRQFVHRLLSVVGSALAALGSTRGCAPAPEPGNGDLLALEEVAARIGVDVPGIRRAIAKGDLPAVWTGKEQRVERSALERTLAIVAANYGSPP; encoded by the coding sequence TTGCTGGCCGTGACCTCGCGTCAGTTCGTGCATCGCCTGCTATCGGTCGTCGGATCGGCCCTGGCTGCACTCGGGTCGACGCGGGGGTGTGCGCCCGCACCAGAACCCGGCAACGGCGATTTGTTGGCGCTGGAAGAGGTGGCAGCCCGGATCGGGGTCGATGTCCCGGGCATCCGCCGCGCCATCGCCAAGGGTGACCTTCCGGCTGTGTGGACAGGCAAAGAGCAGCGAGTCGAACGAAGTGCGCTGGAACGGACACTTGCCATCGTCGCCGCCAATTACGGGTCTCCGCCATGA
- a CDS encoding Uma2 family endonuclease: MAQAVLKQPSHMTVEEFLAWDDGTDTRYELVGGEVFAMAPPSVAHADIIVNLAIDIGTKLRPPCRASAEVGIRSPSRGDTFYQADLAIGCSPRRPGDRYLGEPVVIIEVLSPGTANFDRGSKIPDYRAIPSVREIALVSSTEIKAETWHRTASGWEVMDVVGDKAVLRFASIDVEIPLGTACEGVVFETEKTG, translated from the coding sequence ATGGCACAAGCGGTACTGAAGCAGCCATCGCACATGACGGTGGAAGAGTTTCTGGCCTGGGACGACGGCACCGACACCCGCTACGAACTGGTAGGCGGCGAGGTCTTCGCCATGGCTCCGCCTTCCGTGGCACATGCGGACATCATCGTGAACCTGGCCATCGACATCGGCACGAAACTTCGTCCGCCTTGCAGGGCATCGGCGGAAGTCGGCATTCGAAGCCCGAGCCGGGGGGACACCTTCTATCAGGCCGATCTGGCGATCGGATGCTCCCCTAGGAGGCCCGGTGATCGCTATCTTGGAGAGCCCGTCGTCATCATCGAGGTGCTTTCCCCCGGCACCGCCAATTTCGACCGGGGCTCCAAGATCCCAGATTATCGTGCTATTCCTTCCGTGCGTGAAATCGCCCTGGTGTCGTCAACGGAGATCAAGGCGGAGACCTGGCACCGGACAGCGAGCGGCTGGGAGGTGATGGACGTTGTGGGCGACAAGGCCGTTCTTCGCTTCGCTTCCATTGACGTGGAGATTCCATTGGGGACAGCCTGCGAGGGTGTGGTGTTTGAGACGGAGAAGACGGGATGA